The genome window TCTTGACAGAGCGAGCGCACCTCCTCCAGATCATCGGGACAGAGGAAGCGCAGCTGCACCTCGCCCAGGACGCATAGCGGCACTGTGACCGCCGGCGTCGTCACGGAAGCTgccgctgccgctgccgcTGTCGTTGCCGTagttgtcgtcgtcgttgttgtCGGGCAACCGCTACAGATGGTGGTCGAACAATTCCTCGCGACGGTCTCATCCGTGATGTAGGAAGCACGTTGCTTGCCGTCGAGCGGCTCGACTCCGCTTGCCCCGGCCCCGACGACACGACTGGACTCGCTACTCTCGATCTCCGGCAGGATTACCGGTAAATATCGGTTAAAGGACACGACCATCGCGCGACCGCGGCTGGCCTGTTCTCGTCTCACGGCTTATCATTTGTGTATATCGCGGATCAACGCGGTAACGGAAAATCGAGAAAAGTACGTCACGTCGTCGCGCATTGACAGCAACCGCCGCTGCTCGTAAACACGCAGTAGCGACAGGTCGTAGACATTTTGTTTTCGCGTATTCGTTGTTATTGTTGTCGTTTCGCGATTCACGCGAATCTGCACTTGACACCGCGGCTGGACCTCGCGCATCCACTATTTTTCGCCACGCACGGTGTAAACGACCCTGCGTCCATCGCTGCGTGCAAGATGACAACTGACAATGACAATAACTCCGATATGACCCGAATACCGAATCCCGAATGCGGCTGATAATGATCTCAGACCAAAGATCAACACAAATCTCCTTTTTCACGGATTAATCGATTTTCACGATTGCGTTCGAATATTCACTCCTCGGAGTGGAATAGTGTTCGATTGGCCAATCGGAGCGAAGAAATTTATCCTCCTCCTCGTCTGATTGGTCGATCGAATGCTGTTTTATTCGGACACAGATTTTCGAACACAACCCGAAACTTTAATCGCGGTCGCGGAAAAGACATGTGAGGTGTCTGCGCAAGTGACGTTGCTTTGAATCAGCTGTTTATGGCCGTCGCTTATATAGAATAACCGTTTTGAAGTTTTAATAATCACCATGGCGGCAAACAAAGCTGTCACTGTTCTTGCGCCGAATGGTCGCCGGCAAAATGTGAAGGTTACGATGAACACGACAATTTTACAGGTATATAAATCTCCATCGATATTATAGATTcacttgataatttttttttttttttttttatcagctgATTATGACATTTGTATTTGAAATAAGGACAGTTAGAAtagtatttttctaaaaatcttaataatgaAAGTCACCTTTGCAGGTTTTGGAAGAAGTATGTCATAAGCAGGGTTTTAACGTCGATGATTATGATATAAAGTAAGTATAACATTTTACACTTAAATCTTTgtgataatatgatataatttctgtATGTATTACATCTTTCTCTTACAGACACAATCGTCAGATACTAGATCCTAACACGATATTTCGTTTTACTGGTTTACCAAATAACGCTCAACTAGAGATGGTAGCCTGCACAAAAACACGTTCTGTGTCCAATGTTACGATTGGTATTCAACCAGAGGATGGAGAAAGAATAATGCGTGAATTTCAGCCTAAAACAACGTTAGCTCAAGTATTGATAGAAATATATCCCGATTCGGATCTCGAGAGGGCTGTACTGATCTACATGCATCGAGAAGTATGTgtacacatgtacatatatatttgtcacagaaaaaaaatcgatgtcttatacttatttacaattaaatgtatGCGAACATGtaagaagagaaataaaaattatctaaccAAAATTTTTCCATACATAGATATGTGGAAGAGAAGCATTAGAAAAGACAACGTTAAAGTCACTAGGTCTCAATAGTGGAAAGGCAATATTACGATTGATATATCGTGATCCTGAACAATTAAAAACTCAAGCACATGTATCTACCCCTTTGCTTCCAAAGTTAGTGGTGGCGGTAGATAATTCATCAAACATTAAAGATGTCCAAAGAGTGGCATCATCCGCATTACACTGTAGCAAGACATTGGATGACGGTGATTCGTCAATAAACGCATCAAATGTGGAAAATCAAAAATCTGAGGCAAAAATAACCAGAAAAGATGAGAATGTAAATGTGCTCAGtaataaagaacaaaaaaggGATACATGTATGATAGGAGAAAGTCATGCTTCTACATCCAGTCATAAAGATCATGAAAGTGAAATAGATCAGTACAATACAGAGGCGCGCACAAAAGTCCAGGAAGATGTGTGCGAAGTGAAGTTTGTAAGGTGTAATTATGCAAACGTGCAATCTCATTCAAGTGACATGTTTacttatcaataattttatgttatagcTAGGGGAGAGAAACGCTCTAGTATTCAATCAAGCCGGGACACAGGCATTGCCGAGAGACGAATTGCCGGATAGCTTCTTCGAACTTGATTTGCACGACGCGAAAACTCTCTTACGAGATGCTAAGCGTCGTAAGGAACAACTCGAGGACGCTCCTCTTCTGACAGAGGCGCGGCGTCAACTGGATCAAGACAAGCGCATTCTGGAccgattaaacaaatatcgaCGCACCGTAATTCGCATACAATTCCCCGATCAATTTGTCCTTCAGGGCTTGTTCGGACCGTTAGAGACTATCGAAACtgttaatgattttattaagaattatttggACGATCCAAATTGCGAGTTTGTTATTTGTAAGTAATAACATGCAATTATTTCATTCTATGTGAATAAGGTgaacgtataataattttattgtagtaaaactttattatttttttgcagatACTAGCCCGCCAAAGCATATCCTAAATCCTGACGCGCGATTAATAGATGAAAATCTTGTTCCCTCTGCTATCGTTTATTATTCCGGCCAATCGTCGCTTAAGACAAGTGTAAAAGCGAAATTGACAGATCCTAAAGCTGCTGGTATTGAAGCTGTCAGATCTAGGTAAAGTATATTGATTGTATCGCGATGTCGAttgtcattaaattttatattatgttattttatgtatatagaatCGTCACAACGCGAAAAGAACAAGATTCAGCGACTGGAGAAGATAGAGGCACAATTGTCGAGAGCAGAAGCAATCATGCTACTCCGGGACCAAGTGGTAGTGGTAAACCATCATCGTCACCGTCATCATCAGCTCAGAATCAAAACAAGACACCAAAATGGTTCAAACAGGCaggttttaaataattactttgctAATAGCaccgagagaaagaaagagagagaaagagagagatggtTTCctcaaattgtaatataaacaatattctatacgggatttttttatgcaaattattgtTGTACGCGCGGTGagcatgtatgtatacacatacatgttTCGTCCTTACATCaagtctaaaatatataaatctgtaCACAACAAATGTCCAACGTGTATCTCATTATTCCAATTGAAATGTATAAAGCTATACACATAAGAGAGTCcaatatttagtaaaattagttataaaagtgaaaacaaAATGCTACGTATACAAATAGTAAAGTTCTTACAATCTAATTCTATGGCCGcagtaataacattttttatatatataatttgtatgaaaaaaCGGTGTTATATAGAGAGTCGAGTGATGAAAAGTACAATCGTGACATATGCAGAAATGGTATTAACTGTGTGATAAAGGTGCTTTGATCGATATaacattaagtatatattttttaagtaataaatataatagtttttcaaTATAGCATAACAAGACTTTAGTCcatgaaatatatctttttttttccttgaaaTGGTGAATGCTTATGTATTTTGCAGAATGAAGCGAAAGATTGCAATAATGTCTGCGATTGTTAATGTGAATCGACTATATTATCTACTCGTTGAAGGTGCCATTAACTTTGTAAATCGGGCGGTACCGTTGTGGGTGATTGCAACTGCAAGTGCATGAGCCTTCGAACAGGACCACCGATTATATTCCCGGTTGGACCGGATCCACCGGCCTCGGCTTCGATACTTTCTCGCAAATTTGCCTCTACGGGATCCGCGCTGTTATCCGCGCTGTTATCCGCGTCGTCATTCGCTATCGTGCTCTCATCTTTTACCATCTGCGATTGCAGTTGCGAATCCAAGAGTCGCATGTATTTGTCCATATCGCCGCCTTTGTCCTCGTCGTCACCGCCTAGCGATCCCTCCGAGCTACCTTCGAATTCTCCCTCTCCTCCAGGAACAACTAAATCGAGGATGCCTCTCAATGTACTATCGAATACGTCCGCGTCGAACTCTATTCGCCCACCATCCTCCGCATCTTGCATATCATTATCCACCGATTGTTCTCTAGAAAAGAAAATCCACAATTGtttattttcgattaaattacGGGTAAATCATATACATTGATTTGTTCTTCAACTATATCTATTTCTGAGATACATAGATGTCATACCCTAAGAAATGCACGCCATCAATGTCGCTAGTTTGATTGAGAAATGATTGCACCTTCTCTCGGAGACTTAAAGATTCTTGATCCAACTTTTTATCCTTAACATTGCCCCACTGTTGGTTCAAGTACGTTTCTAATTGCGCCGGATCCACGTTCAGCCAACTATCGCTATCCGCTGGACTCAGCATAGTTTCATCTTGAgctatgtgtaaaaataaaaaataaatataaaataaaatttgaacatAGCAACAAGTACACGATTTAATGTAATCGAGAAATTACTATGCTACTCTTTATATAAGAtcgcaatttaaaatataaattcaacgtaataataataaataacaaattaccATGCATTTCAATGTCATTCGTTTGAATGTTCTCCCATGCTTCTAAAACTTTTTGAGCATCGCTTTCGTACAAATCTGAGAGATTATCAAATAAAGTCGCATGCTTCAAGAAATACTCTTTTGCTGTAGACAACAACTTCTCACGTTCCTGGCTACCTTCCAACAGATCTCTAAAATAACCGTTTGCTTCTAAACGAGCTAGGTAAGCATTGAAAGCTGGTTCGTTCAGCTTTAATTTTTCAGCGTCATCAGGAACGTCCGACTGTTCCTTGGTACGTTTTCTACGTTCCTCATTGGCCCGAGCTACTAGCATCTCTAAACCGCATGCTATCTTAACTCCGAGAACATGAGCATTGTATTTTGAGCAAGTTGCAGGTGGTATGTTCCAACCTGTTCTTGGATCACCAGTATAACGACAGTGCGTCGCCATCGCGTACAAACACTTGGTCATTTTGACATTGACCATAGTTCGTTGTTCGGGTGGGAAATATCTCATGGCGCGACAAACCTGGAATATAGGAcagtaatatgtataaatatacatatatatatatatatatatatatatataatatataaagtcgattatattaaataatatttttattgtatgtataccTTGCGTTCAAGTGGATCCGAATGACAAATAGTTCTAATCACTGGAGCTATGTGTCTTGGTTCTAGGCGAAGTATGGAGGCCGCTTTTTCCGGCAGGAATGCCTTGGCTTTATGTTTCCTCTTCTGAATCTCATCGGGATAAATGCCGATTCGCTTTTGTAACACAAGCTGCACCTTTTCAGACATCTTGGAGATATGTGGCTTGCCATTTATGTTATTTAGCAAATTAGGAAACGACGTTCCCCTCTCTCTGATAACATGAATATCGCCGTTGTGAATGAACACACGATCTTGACATGTCTCGGGACTAGCCCATAGTGGCAGAACATTAGCAGCTTCTATCAGGAGAAATTCCCCATCCGAGTCGACTACTCTAGCGATCAATCCATCGAAAACTTTGGTAAGCCTAAATATTAGGAATACTGTCAGCCATTCGTCGCCTACGTCCTCGTCAAAACGCAGATGCGCATAAATATGAGGCAAGGTATGGTAATCTAATGAAAAATGaacgattattataattgattagtgatttttctaaaaaaaaaaaaaaaaaaataataaaaatgacgcATATAGAGATGAAATATTTACCTTCCTCCACCGCTGATCCCTCGAGAATTCTGTTCAGTAACATCGCTTGTTTGGTTCTAGGACGGAAATTTAAGCTATCACCATGCCAGATATAATCGGCGATGAACGGAGCGATCTCTTCATTATACTTTGCGATTTCTTCGCTCAATTTTGCCTCCGTTACCGCGTCCGGGTCGGACGCGTAGCAGAATTTGGGATAAAGGAAACACTCGATGATATCCTCCTCCTTGGCCTTGTGCGTGACCGCGGTATTTGCCATTTTCTGCCGTGGCATTTGACTCGTCGAGTAAACCGTCTGTTTATCTGTTAAAAACGCGCGTTCCTCTATGTCACTTCGTTCACCCGGGTCAACTTGGAATAGATCACCTCACAGTGCTCGGTTCCCATGGGCGTTCCTCGTGGATGACCGCATAGGTAATAAAAAAGCGTGACTAAAGTTGTTTACTGCATTATTCAAGATACGTGACCATAACCTATGCAACTTATCGTCGAATTGATGCAGCTCAGGCCTCAGGCTCAGGCACGCGCTATGACGCGCGAACCTAGCCTAACCTTCCTAACCTAATCTAACCTAGGCGATCTTTCAGGATATGCTGTGTTGTACTGTGGTCGCATCACGGTGTTCGCAAATTGCAAAAAGTGCGATGGAACGCGATATAAGTAGAGAAACTGATTCGGTCTTTCGCTGAGAAGGAAGAAATGCGGACTTATCcggattatataaatgaagcTACCGTGATAATAAGATCGTTAGCTTCGATGGATCCGACTTGTTGGATCGTACATCCGTAATTGCGCGAGTAAAATTCGCGGAACATGGCGACTACCAAAAGCCACCCGGGCGGCCGATCGTCGAGCTGTTTACGCAAGTATCGACTGCTCTTCGCCTTCGGCATAACCGTATTGTGTGTCCAGATCTATCTACACACATTTTTCGGTCCGGATAATGGTAGAAACAAATCCAACCGGCTATCATCTGGAGAGGTAATTCTTATCTAACCTTTGTCttgaaagaaaacatatatatatatatatatatatatatatatataataatgagaaatttattaattaatgtcactgcttgatatttttttatcaaattgtaGGGTGGCTCTTCTCAACCTGAGGAAGATGAAGGCTTGCCAAAAGGCTTACGTCAATTAAAACTTCCACCCGACAAGCAGACAAATTTGAACAAGCAAACACTGCAATCTCAGCTAAAAAATCGCACTGCCCGAATTAAATTAGATCGTAAATCGTTAAATTTTACACCTATGTGCGAGGTTACGAATAGAGAAGCAGTGAGTGCCATAACACGTGCTCAGAATCAAGCATGCAAGCAACGCATTGTCAATGTGACGTGCCTTAGCCAGCAGGGTGTATTGTACCCGGAAAGAGTACAATCTTTATGTCCTCACTCTCCAGGTTTTACAGGCATGCCGATCAACTTGGGCTGCTATAAAGATGATAAGACATTGAGAGTGCTGTCTGGTTATTATCACATTTTCAAAGGGAACAATACGCCGGAGCGTTGCGCTTATATGTGTCTTCAATCAGGATTTCCATACGCTGGTACAGAATACTCGTTAGTGTCTCTAAAGACTtacagcatatatatatatatcgatgcaCTGTGTAAGCTTTTTATGATACATcatgtaaaattgtataattttagaatggAGTGTTTTTGTGGAATGGAAGAACCACCGCAGACGAAACGGTTACCAGATTCTAGCTGTAATATGAAATGTTCCGGCAATCCGAGACAAACATGTGGTGGTTATTTAactattaatgtatattgGACTGGAATTCGAAGTATGTAAATGCATGAAGatagacaaatattttatggaaTCATTAAAGATCTTTTTCTAACTTGACAGAATTTAAACCTCAAGAGGCAAGGAACTCAAGTTTAAGAAATGAACCTGAGCATCCTGTTCGAATAGCCTATCTGTTGACAGTGAATGGCAGGGCGAGTAGGCAAGTGAAACGACTTATTAACATTTTGTATCATCCTTcacatttattctatattcatGTTGATGCGGTAAGTAGTGCAACAaatctcatttatttatatatttagatatatttaaaaaatggaattatatatatatatatacagggccGTCCTCGTGGTCATTCtgagacaccctatatatatatataaatttttttttacattaatttgatgaatttatataaactttaggTGTATGCATGTTGTATGTATAGTTATATCACAAAGACACACaagtttcttaattataattttatttttatttttctatttcttaattataattttattatatatttctatttgaaTTTAACCCTTAGATTATTAGATCTTTAATGacttttatagatttttatattatattatctctttaCATTGgatgtaatacaaaaattgaatagctaAAATTGAACACATAATTGATATTGAatctgataaataaattagatattattatcgaatatttcaatcaaatattatataatcatgttTTTTTCAGAGACAAGATTATTTATACCGAGAAATGTTAGAGCTGGAAAAATCGTGTAAACTAAACAATATCAAAGTGGCGAAAGGGGAGGGTTTGCGACACGCCAGTATTTGGGGCGGCGCAAGTCTTTTAACGACATTTTTGAAGTCTGCGCAACAGATGCTCGCACATCAGCAGCATTGGGATTTTCTTGTAAATCTTTCGGAATCTGATTTCCCCCTGAAAAACAACAGTCAACTGACCGAGTTTCTAAGTTGGAATAAGAATATGAATTTTGCAAAGTCACATGGAAGGGAAGTTCAACGTTTTATATCAAAACAAGGTTTGGATAAAACTTTCGTCGAATGTGAGGCGCGCATGTGGCGAGTTGGCGATCGAAAATTGCCAGATggtatgtaatttatatatatatatatatatatatatatatataagaagttttttttatacacataataaaataaatttttttatttataaaattatgtatatatcatatatattacatatacattataatttcattatttttacaggTATTCAAATTGACGGTGGCAGCGATTGGTTCGCTTTAAGTCGTAACTTTGTCGAGTACGTCGCGAATCCGAATCCCGATCAGTTAGTAAACGATCTGTTAAAACTGTTCAAGTACACTTTGTTGCCAGCCGAATCATTCTTACATACCGTCTTGAGAAATTCACGATTTTGCTATACTTATGTAGACAATAATCTGCACATGACTAATTGGAAGAGAAAGTTGGGTTGCAAGTGCCAGTATAAGGCCGTGGTGGATTGGTGTGGATGCAGTCCAAACGATTTTAAAATTGAGGATTATAATCGGCTACAAAACACGGAGAATCGTAATATATTCTTTGCCCGTAAATTCGAACCCGTCATCGATCACAGAATTATCGATCGCGTGGAAGAATGGCTATATCCcgacaaaataaatagaacTGTCAAAGGTTACAACATGTACTGGCAAAGTCTGTATCATCACGCGGATTTGAGTCCGCTGCCAGATGATGCGTTATTAACGCTTTCATATTCTTTAGCAAGACTAATTTATCGTAAATTGAAGATGGATCATAAAAACGTTCGCTTATTGGAAAACACCGCGTACTTTCGCGAAAATCGATTCGTCGGTGTATTGATTCTAGCggaatataaagataaatcttTCGATATATCTGCGATacgtaataattacataacacGTGTGGAAGCTCTAATTTCTGTGCGATATAACTTTTCTGCTGGTAGATTAGGACCAGGATGGTCGGGAAAGGTACGGAGTCTCTCCGTTGGTACGGATTACGATCAAAAGGAACAAAAGTTTAGAAATTTGATGGGCAATATAGGACCATATTCGAATCCGGTGTTAGCTTATGAATTCGATGCAGGTATCACAATACCGCAAAACATATCAGTTTTGTGGATTGATCCATATGGCCGTCTCGCCGATGTGAATCATATTTTGCTTGAGGAGATGACTttggtaataataatataacattataaattataatattataattattttataattaaaactttatttgtttttacttCAAGCTTATAATGTTACGTAACTTTATTGCATACATCTTTTTAGGTAGGACATATTAAACCACAGCTGAATGAGCAATTAGCCATTGGTACCTGGCGAGTATTGTTAATTGTTGATACTCAATTgataacaaaattgaaatttctgGTAATTCCATTGTCTCATTGGAAGGCCAAAAAGATAGACTCGGAAAGACTcaaggaaataataaatggtCCGAGCACCATTTATCACATTACAGAGGAAATGAACAAAAATTGGTCCAAATTGATGAAATTTGCGATGGCGaatgaagaaattattacGCACAGTCAAAATAAAATCGGTGAAGACCTTGATAATTGGTTAGatagattaatatatcaaCATTATAAAATCGACGAAATATGTGACGCTGGCGAGGTTGGGACCGAATTGAAGTTACAAAAGTGTGTCGATACTCATTGGAGCTCTTTGAGCCCCGATTTAAAGGCTGATACTCGTAATCTATGTCAAAACTActgattaattattctatcaaCTACGTGCCATTTTTGCCGTTTTGAAacttatatgtgtgtataaagattataaaacgtctttagatatttttatatcaactaAACTGTGTACATATAGTTCATATTCATAaggaaaaatgtatatgtatgtatatatatatatatatatataaaaaatatgtatatatatatatatatatatatatatatgtgtatacatatatatatatatatatatatatatatatatatatatgtgtgtatacatatatgtacataaactCTTTTggtatatgttataattaataactctgtctaatattttcacacattaaaagaattatattgataagagATGAgagtgttattttttatatatctcatatcaagcaaaataatctgaaacattttttaaatgtctgatggtaataattgcaataatgtatattgtatacatttaaaacaaaaagataaaaactcTAATTATCTTGATATAACTCTTAAGATTTATTCTTACATGTATACTcttgtataattaaacaaattatcaaattctTGAGATAGTCTGGATAGgcctttacatttttattccaGTGTTTGAAAATTCTCGCTTTTAGCGGGAACtagaaatctataatatacgtaacgtGAAATATAGATTTCCAGTCCCAAATGGAAATTATCGAATACAGGCTGTAAATATACGTTTAAAAATTCCCCAGGGATATCCCTAGACTTCCTGTGGCGggaaaaacaaatatactttttcttttctttcaatgttttaaaaattatctgtattattctcttcaaaaattgtatttttatctttacttgtatatgattttttaaatgtttttaacttATGCTTTGGC of Anoplolepis gracilipes chromosome 8, ASM4749672v1, whole genome shotgun sequence contains these proteins:
- the LOC140668345 gene encoding tether containing UBX domain for GLUT4; its protein translation is MAANKAVTVLAPNGRRQNVKVTMNTTILQVLEEVCHKQGFNVDDYDIKHNRQILDPNTIFRFTGLPNNAQLEMVACTKTRSVSNVTIGIQPEDGERIMREFQPKTTLAQVLIEIYPDSDLERAVLIYMHREICGREALEKTTLKSLGLNSGKAILRLIYRDPEQLKTQAHVSTPLLPKLVVAVDNSSNIKDVQRVASSALHCSKTLDDGDSSINASNVENQKSEAKITRKDENVNVLSNKEQKRDTCMIGESHASTSSHKDHESEIDQYNTEARTKVQEDVCEVKFLGERNALVFNQAGTQALPRDELPDSFFELDLHDAKTLLRDAKRRKEQLEDAPLLTEARRQLDQDKRILDRLNKYRRTVIRIQFPDQFVLQGLFGPLETIETVNDFIKNYLDDPNCEFVIYTSPPKHILNPDARLIDENLVPSAIVYYSGQSSLKTSVKAKLTDPKAAGIEAVRSRIVTTRKEQDSATGEDRGTIVESRSNHATPGPSGSGKPSSSPSSSAQNQNKTPKWFKQAGFK
- the LOC140668344 gene encoding protein SGT1 homolog ecdysoneless, with product MPRQKMANTAVTHKAKEEDIIECFLYPKFCYASDPDAVTEAKLSEEIAKYNEEIAPFIADYIWHGDSLNFRPRTKQAMLLNRILEGSAVEEDYHTLPHIYAHLRFDEDVGDEWLTVFLIFRLTKVFDGLIARVVDSDGEFLLIEAANVLPLWASPETCQDRVFIHNGDIHVIRERGTSFPNLLNNINGKPHISKMSEKVQLVLQKRIGIYPDEIQKRKHKAKAFLPEKAASILRLEPRHIAPVIRTICHSDPLERKVCRAMRYFPPEQRTMVNVKMTKCLYAMATHCRYTGDPRTGWNIPPATCSKYNAHVLGVKIACGLEMLVARANEERRKRTKEQSDVPDDAEKLKLNEPAFNAYLARLEANGYFRDLLEGSQEREKLLSTAKEYFLKHATLFDNLSDLYESDAQKVLEAWENIQTNDIEMHAQDETMLSPADSDSWLNVDPAQLETYLNQQWGNVKDKKLDQESLSLREKVQSFLNQTSDIDGVHFLGEQSVDNDMQDAEDGGRIEFDADVFDSTLRGILDLVVPGGEGEFEGSSEGSLGGDDEDKGGDMDKYMRLLDSQLQSQMVKDESTIANDDADNSADNSADPVEANLRESIEAEAGGSGPTGNIIGGPVRRLMHLQLQSPTTVPPDLQS
- the Oxt gene encoding xylosyltransferase oxt; translation: MATTKSHPGGRSSSCLRKYRLLFAFGITVLCVQIYLHTFFGPDNGRNKSNRLSSGEGGSSQPEEDEGLPKGLRQLKLPPDKQTNLNKQTLQSQLKNRTARIKLDRKSLNFTPMCEVTNREAVSAITRAQNQACKQRIVNVTCLSQQGVLYPERVQSLCPHSPGFTGMPINLGCYKDDKTLRVLSGYYHIFKGNNTPERCAYMCLQSGFPYAGTEYSMECFCGMEEPPQTKRLPDSSCNMKCSGNPRQTCGGYLTINVYWTGIRKFKPQEARNSSLRNEPEHPVRIAYLLTVNGRASRQVKRLINILYHPSHLFYIHVDARQDYLYREMLELEKSCKLNNIKVAKGEGLRHASIWGGASLLTTFLKSAQQMLAHQQHWDFLVNLSESDFPLKNNSQLTEFLSWNKNMNFAKSHGREVQRFISKQGLDKTFVECEARMWRVGDRKLPDGIQIDGGSDWFALSRNFVEYVANPNPDQLVNDLLKLFKYTLLPAESFLHTVLRNSRFCYTYVDNNLHMTNWKRKLGCKCQYKAVVDWCGCSPNDFKIEDYNRLQNTENRNIFFARKFEPVIDHRIIDRVEEWLYPDKINRTVKGYNMYWQSLYHHADLSPLPDDALLTLSYSLARLIYRKLKMDHKNVRLLENTAYFRENRFVGVLILAEYKDKSFDISAIRNNYITRVEALISVRYNFSAGRLGPGWSGKVRSLSVGTDYDQKEQKFRNLMGNIGPYSNPVLAYEFDAGITIPQNISVLWIDPYGRLADVNHILLEEMTLVGHIKPQLNEQLAIGTWRVLLIVDTQLITKLKFLVIPLSHWKAKKIDSERLKEIINGPSTIYHITEEMNKNWSKLMKFAMANEEIITHSQNKIGEDLDNWLDRLIYQHYKIDEICDAGEVGTELKLQKCVDTHWSSLSPDLKADTRNLCQNY